In a single window of the Eshraghiella crossota genome:
- the greA gene encoding transcription elongation factor GreA, translating into MAEKKNLMTYEGLKKLEDELQDLKVNRRKEVAQKIKEAREQGDLSENAEYDAAKDEQRDIEARIEEIEKILKNAEVADDEFGAGVINLGSTVTVYDCEFDEELVFKLVGSTEAKSLENKISNEAPLGKALIGKVAGDEVEVETPSGIMKYKVINVTRE; encoded by the coding sequence ATGGCAGAAAAGAAAAATTTAATGACCTACGAAGGTCTCAAAAAATTAGAGGATGAACTTCAGGACCTGAAGGTAAACAGAAGAAAAGAAGTTGCCCAGAAAATTAAGGAAGCCAGAGAACAGGGTGACCTTTCAGAAAACGCCGAATATGATGCTGCTAAAGATGAGCAGAGAGATATTGAAGCAAGAATTGAAGAAATTGAGAAAATATTAAAGAATGCAGAAGTTGCTGATGATGAATTCGGTGCAGGTGTAATTAACCTTGGAAGTACAGTTACAGTGTATGACTGTGAATTTGATGAAGAACTGGTTTTCAAGCTTGTAGGTTCAACAGAAGCTAAGAGCCTTGAAAACAAGATTTCTAATGAAGCTCCGCTTGGCAAGGCTTTAATAGGTAAGGTGGCAGGGGACGAAGTTGAAGTAGAGACACCATCCGGAATAATGAAGTACAAAGTAATTAACGTTACCAGAGAATAG
- the lysS gene encoding lysine--tRNA ligase — MADNNTQNQDINGLLQIRRDKLADLVEKGKNPFEITKYDVTHHTSDVKELYTAHENELLAGRPEPDVEGLDEQQKRETLKADYNAKREIMDASPIDVTIAGRMMFKRVMGKASFCNIQDLKGNIQVYVSKDGVGEDSYADFKKSDIGDIFGIKGFAFRTMTGEISIHASEIVLLSKSLQILPEKYHGLTDTDARYRQRYVDLIMNSEVKDTFIKRSMIIKEIRNFLAGRDFMEVETPMLVANPGGAAARPFETHYNALNEDVKLRISLELYLKRLIVGGLERVYEIGRVFRNEGVDTRHNPEFTLMELYQAYTDYNGMMELTESMFRYLAEKVCGSTKFTYNGIEIDFGKPFERITMTDCVKKYAGIDFDAVKTDEEAKALAKEHNIEYEERHNKGHILNLFFEEYCEKELVQPTFVMDHPIAISPLTKKKPTDPEKVERFELFINGWEMCNAYSELNDPIDQRERFALQDAAAAAGDEEAEHTDEDFLNALEIGMPPTGGIGYGIDRLVMLLTDSPAIRDVLLFPTMKSLDADKKTSKTSESAPVEETKPVEKIDFSNVKIEPLFEETVDFDTFSKSDFRAVKVKECVAVPKSKKLLQFTLDDGTGTDRTILSGIHSFYEPEELVGKTLIAITNLPPRAMMGIESCGMLLSAVNNLKDSEDEELHLLMVDDRIPAGAKLY, encoded by the coding sequence ATGGCAGATAATAACACACAGAATCAGGACATTAACGGACTTCTTCAGATTAGAAGAGATAAATTGGCGGATCTGGTTGAAAAGGGAAAAAATCCTTTTGAAATTACCAAATATGACGTTACACATCACACATCAGATGTAAAGGAATTATACACAGCCCATGAAAATGAGCTTCTTGCAGGCAGACCTGAACCTGATGTTGAGGGACTTGACGAACAGCAGAAGCGAGAGACACTTAAAGCCGATTATAATGCAAAGCGTGAAATAATGGATGCCAGTCCTATTGATGTTACAATCGCAGGAAGAATGATGTTTAAGAGAGTTATGGGTAAAGCATCTTTCTGCAACATCCAGGATCTTAAAGGCAACATCCAGGTATATGTATCAAAAGACGGCGTCGGTGAAGATTCTTATGCAGATTTTAAGAAATCGGATATCGGTGATATTTTTGGAATAAAAGGTTTTGCATTCAGAACAATGACAGGTGAGATTTCCATCCATGCGTCAGAAATCGTTCTTTTGTCAAAGAGCTTACAGATACTTCCTGAAAAATATCATGGTTTAACAGATACAGACGCAAGATATCGTCAGAGATATGTTGACCTTATTATGAATTCGGAAGTTAAAGATACATTTATCAAACGTTCAATGATTATCAAGGAAATCCGTAATTTCCTTGCAGGACGTGACTTCATGGAAGTTGAGACACCTATGCTTGTGGCAAATCCGGGCGGAGCTGCGGCAAGACCTTTCGAGACACATTACAATGCCCTTAACGAGGATGTTAAGCTTCGTATTTCTCTTGAATTATACTTAAAGAGACTTATCGTTGGCGGTCTTGAAAGAGTATACGAAATCGGACGAGTATTCCGTAATGAAGGTGTTGACACCAGACATAACCCTGAATTTACACTTATGGAATTATATCAGGCATACACAGATTACAACGGCATGATGGAACTTACAGAAAGCATGTTCCGTTATCTTGCCGAAAAAGTATGCGGTTCAACCAAATTCACATACAACGGAATTGAAATTGATTTTGGCAAGCCATTCGAGCGTATTACAATGACAGACTGTGTCAAGAAATACGCAGGAATTGACTTCGATGCAGTTAAGACAGACGAAGAAGCAAAGGCCCTTGCAAAAGAGCATAATATCGAATATGAAGAAAGACACAACAAGGGTCATATCCTTAATCTTTTCTTTGAGGAATATTGTGAAAAAGAACTTGTCCAGCCTACATTCGTAATGGATCATCCGATTGCAATTTCTCCTCTTACCAAGAAGAAACCAACAGATCCTGAGAAAGTTGAACGTTTTGAGTTATTTATAAACGGATGGGAAATGTGTAACGCTTACTCAGAGCTTAATGATCCGATTGACCAGAGAGAGCGTTTTGCACTTCAGGACGCAGCTGCGGCAGCAGGTGACGAAGAAGCAGAACACACAGACGAGGACTTCTTAAATGCCCTTGAAATCGGTATGCCACCTACAGGCGGTATCGGTTACGGAATCGACAGACTTGTTATGTTACTTACAGACAGTCCTGCCATCAGGGATGTATTATTGTTCCCGACAATGAAGTCATTAGACGCTGATAAGAAGACTTCTAAGACTTCCGAATCAGCTCCTGTAGAGGAAACTAAACCTGTTGAAAAAATAGATTTCTCAAATGTTAAAATAGAGCCATTGTTTGAGGAAACAGTTGATTTTGATACATTCTCAAAATCAGATTTCAGAGCAGTTAAGGTTAAAGAATGTGTTGCAGTTCCTAAGAGCAAGAAACTTTTACAGTTTACTTTAGATGATGGAACAGGCACAGACCGCACAATTTTAAGCGGTATTCATAGCTTTTATGAGCCGGAAGAATTAGTCGGAAAGACTCTTATCGCTATCACCAACCTCCCACCTAGAGCAATGATGGGCATTGAGTCTTGCGGTATGCTCCTTTCAGCAGTTAATAACCTCAAGGATTCAGAGGATGAAGAACTTCATCTTTTGATGGTAGATGACAGAATTCCGGCAGGTGCAAAGCTCTACTAA
- a CDS encoding DUF6061 family protein: protein MRLIYARYNPQCNSIDVTTFENVVLRIDCNKAEEGLRTTPGSQCSLNALAIDNPLEYARLYLDGEMQVWVDAEDRLDTW, encoded by the coding sequence ATGAGATTGATTTATGCAAGATATAATCCGCAATGTAATAGCATAGATGTAACCACGTTTGAAAATGTAGTGCTTAGAATTGATTGCAATAAGGCAGAGGAAGGATTGAGAACTACTCCCGGCTCCCAGTGTTCGTTGAATGCTTTGGCTATTGATAATCCATTAGAATATGCAAGATTATACTTGGATGGAGAAATGCAAGTATGGGTTGATGCAGAGGATCGTTTAGATACGTGGTGA
- a CDS encoding autorepressor SdpR family transcription factor, with product MGETNIFKVLADSQRRDILIMLRNERLNAGEIAEKLQITPAALSYHLKLLKNADLISEYKEKNFVYYEINTTVFDELIIWVNQFGGKKV from the coding sequence ATGGGAGAAACTAACATTTTTAAAGTATTGGCAGATAGCCAGCGAAGAGACATTCTTATTATGTTGAGAAATGAACGATTAAATGCCGGAGAGATTGCTGAAAAATTACAGATTACACCGGCTGCTCTTTCTTATCATTTAAAATTACTTAAAAACGCAGACTTGATATCTGAATATAAAGAGAAAAACTTTGTTTATTATGAAATCAACACTACGGTTTTCGATGAATTAATTATATGGGTTAACCAGTTTGGAGGAAAAAAAGTATGA
- a CDS encoding SdpI family protein — MKKIMWIVAMIPVVVTSVVLQFMPDIIPMHHDLEGNTDRWGSKTESFIFPVIILFITLFWHLLIYVFEKKSKNANTEKEQMEAKSSAKVLCVVGISQAIMFGIMHYFILYSSWIQANAGGEHAVIDIAKVSCILCGIIFIVLGNFMTKAKRNAVVGVRTVWSMHNDNTWRKSNRFGAICIIITGLLTIITTVFTSGMTGTIFMLIYLLLATIVTVVYSKKIYDKEIKK; from the coding sequence ATGAAAAAAATAATGTGGATAGTAGCAATGATACCAGTTGTAGTTACAAGTGTTGTACTACAGTTTATGCCTGATATTATACCTATGCATCATGACTTGGAGGGAAACACTGACAGATGGGGAAGTAAAACAGAAAGCTTTATTTTTCCGGTAATTATTTTGTTTATTACACTGTTTTGGCACTTGCTAATCTATGTGTTTGAGAAAAAATCAAAAAATGCAAATACAGAAAAGGAACAGATGGAAGCAAAATCTTCTGCAAAGGTATTATGTGTTGTAGGAATTTCGCAAGCAATCATGTTCGGGATTATGCATTATTTTATTCTTTATTCTTCTTGGATACAGGCAAATGCAGGTGGTGAACATGCGGTTATTGACATTGCAAAAGTTTCATGTATTTTGTGTGGTATTATATTTATTGTATTAGGAAATTTTATGACAAAGGCAAAACGAAATGCAGTAGTGGGAGTTCGAACCGTTTGGAGTATGCACAATGATAATACATGGAGAAAGAGTAACCGCTTTGGTGCAATATGTATTATTATTACGGGGTTATTGACTATCATTACAACCGTATTTACAAGTGGGATGACTGGCACAATCTTTATGTTGATTTATTTATTATTAGCAACAATTGTAACTGTGGTATACTCAAAAAAGATATATGATAAGGAAATAAAAAAATAA
- a CDS encoding MobA/MobL family protein, with protein MPRNSFIQMTKLHNVRGRIYYISSPKKQENLYAVYETTDRNFWTDLAKYNQAEFKKNGTEGKCIEARELIIALPESFTEYPPDRLLQIFTDHFRQTYGTDCIAALHHNKRKTNYHIHLIFSERTLLEQPIEKVATRNMFYDEKGNHVRTKKEILDEEGNIRKRCKVIHKGEVYERQIFSIKDKHFKAENFLDTVKQDYTNLINQYVWDKSQRLEVFERGGMYLATKKIGKNNPKATEIEADNSKRTLWNQTVDRAIVTGVSKSEIMQIKKERITDKIVESVWLYGNRPNLLSSIIGTAIAVLELLISKVFLKTLELADKVISKELEARPENTDFKEQKAVPEESRKQTDTPKPAIPPRPQPSPEAVSYKHLCEIYQKLQEQNKAIFALEKQRSDLEIELSDSKGIFKAKRRSELSTEIAGLEERISRMKARLSHIVKEYGYQNAEAFYKAFHKSETAYGDYQDSLKNWKQRYGEKPQSLHDRLISKKQDIKERELTRPYSPPNRGRSR; from the coding sequence ATGCCAAGAAATTCATTTATTCAGATGACGAAGCTCCACAATGTCCGGGGAAGAATTTATTATATTTCAAGCCCAAAGAAGCAGGAAAATCTGTATGCGGTATATGAAACCACAGACCGTAATTTTTGGACTGACCTTGCAAAATATAATCAGGCAGAATTTAAAAAAAACGGTACGGAGGGGAAATGTATTGAGGCAAGGGAATTGATCATAGCCCTGCCGGAATCTTTTACGGAGTATCCTCCAGACAGACTGTTGCAGATATTTACAGACCATTTCAGACAGACTTACGGAACGGACTGTATCGCAGCCCTGCATCACAATAAGCGGAAAACCAACTATCACATCCATCTCATTTTTTCGGAGCGTACACTCTTGGAACAGCCCATAGAAAAGGTTGCCACCCGCAATATGTTCTATGACGAAAAGGGAAATCATGTACGCACCAAGAAAGAGATACTTGATGAAGAAGGAAATATCCGTAAAAGGTGTAAGGTGATTCACAAAGGTGAGGTATACGAAAGACAGATTTTCTCCATTAAGGATAAACACTTCAAGGCTGAAAATTTCCTTGATACCGTCAAGCAGGATTATACCAATCTTATCAATCAGTATGTGTGGGATAAAAGCCAGCGGTTAGAAGTTTTTGAGCGTGGCGGTATGTATCTTGCCACCAAAAAGATTGGTAAGAACAATCCGAAAGCCACCGAGATTGAGGCAGACAACAGTAAACGCACCTTGTGGAATCAGACTGTTGACAGAGCGATTGTAACGGGTGTTTCCAAGTCAGAAATCATGCAGATAAAAAAGGAACGGATAACGGACAAGATTGTGGAATCCGTATGGCTTTACGGAAACAGACCGAATCTGTTATCTTCCATTATCGGTACTGCCATTGCAGTATTAGAACTGTTAATCTCCAAAGTATTTCTCAAAACTCTGGAGCTTGCAGATAAAGTAATTTCCAAAGAGCTTGAAGCAAGACCGGAGAACACAGATTTCAAAGAGCAGAAAGCTGTACCAGAAGAAAGCAGAAAGCAGACAGATACACCAAAGCCTGCCATACCGCCAAGACCACAGCCATCACCGGAAGCAGTTTCTTACAAGCACTTATGCGAAATTTATCAAAAGCTGCAAGAACAGAATAAAGCAATTTTTGCACTCGAGAAACAGCGAAGTGACCTTGAAATTGAACTGTCCGACAGCAAAGGTATCTTCAAAGCAAAAAGGCGTTCCGAACTTTCAACAGAGATAGCCGGATTGGAGGAACGTATTTCCCGAATGAAAGCCCGATTATCCCATATCGTAAAGGAATACGGGTATCAGAATGCGGAAGCCTTCTACAAAGCATTTCATAAGTCAGAGACAGCTTATGGGGATTATCAGGACAGCCTTAAGAATTGGAAACAACGGTATGGAGAAAAGCCACAGTCTCTACACGATAGGCTTATATCTAAGAAACAGGACATAAAGGAGCGAGAGTTAACAAGACCATATTCTCCACCAAACCGTGGAAGGAGTAGATAA
- a CDS encoding helix-turn-helix domain-containing protein translates to MTEVKIALSIEEAADYTGIGRNTLRKLVEWKKLPVLKVGRKVLIKTDMLEKFMTANEGRDLRDKGNVRAVTRNVTN, encoded by the coding sequence ATGACAGAAGTGAAGATTGCACTGTCCATTGAGGAAGCTGCCGACTATACGGGTATCGGCAGAAATACCCTGCGGAAACTGGTAGAATGGAAAAAGCTTCCGGTATTGAAGGTAGGACGGAAAGTCCTTATCAAAACGGATATGCTTGAAAAGTTCATGACCGCCAATGAAGGCAGGGACTTAAGGGACAAAGGAAATGTCAGAGCTGTCACAAGAAATGTGACAAATTAA